In Aquincola tertiaricarbonis, the genomic stretch GGACGGTGCTGGCCTGCGGTGCCGGCACGCTGTTGTTGCGTACCCTGCCATTCATCGCACAGCGGCGTTCCCCCACTCCGTGGGCCAGTTCCCTGGCTCGGTGGTGGTCCGCGTTCACGACGGCCATCGGGCCGTCGGCATTGGGCACGTTGTTGGTGGTCAGCGTGTGGCCGCTGGCCCGCGGCCATGAACAGCGGCCTGACGAGGCGGCTGTGGCGGTGGCCGTCGGCCTGCTGGCCGTCTGGGTCACAAGGGCGCGTCTGGGCGGCTTGGTGGGGGCAATGCTGGCAGGTGCGCTGGTGTACGGTGTGACCAAAGCACTGCTGAATGCCTTCTGAGCTGAGGCCCATTTTTCGCACGCCGAGTCGTCATCGCGACAGGTGCTGGCGTCCGGGTCGCGTGTACTCTTGCTTTCCTGCGCTCACTTGACACATGCCCATGCCAATACCCCAGGTCGAGATCATCGAAGAAGGCACCGGCACCGACACCATCGTGATGGTGCACGGCTGGCCAGACACCCACCACCTGTGGGACGCGCAGGTGGCCGCCTTCAAGGGCCGGTACCGCTGCGTGCGCTTCACGCTGCCGGGCTTCGACATCAGCCGCCCGATTTCGCGCGCCTACAGCCTGGACGAGGTCATCGGCGCCATCGCCGCGGTGGTGGACCGGGTGAGCCCGGGCAGGCCGGTGATCCTGCTGGTGCACGACTGGGGCTGCTTCTACGGCTACCAGTACCTGGCGCGCCACCCGCAGCGGGTGCAGCGGCTGATCGGCGTGGACATCGGCGATGCCGGCTCACGCGCCAACCTGCAGGAGATGGGCACCAAGGGCAAGCTGGGCGCGATGGCCTACCAGCTCACGCTGGCCAGCGCCTGGAAGCTGCGCGGCAGCGTGGGCGACGCCATCGCCCGGCGCACCGCCAAGCTGTTCCGCGCCCCGGCGCCGCAGGAACGCATCGGCGCGCAGATGGGCTACCCCTATGCCGTGCAGTGGTTCAAGGAGGCTGGCGGCTTCGGCCGCCCCAAGGCCTTTGCGCCCAGCTGCCCGATGCTGTTCTTCTACGGCGAGCGCAAGCCCTTCATGTTCCACAGCAAAGCGTGGCTGCAGAAGCTGGCCGCCCAGCCGGGCAACCGTGTGGTGGGCCTGCCCACCGGCCACTGGGTGATGGTGGGCCGGCCGGCCGAGTTCAATGCAGCGGTGCTCGAGTGGCTGGCCGCGCCGGTGTCGGCCGCGGCGGCGGGGCCGGCGGCGGCAAGCCACGCCCCTTCGCCTTGAGCGCCCGCGCCTCGATCGTCAGGTGCAGCAGCGTGGCCAGCGCCAGCGGCACCAGGTAGTACATCGCGCGGTAGATCAGCAGCGAAGCCAGCAGCTCACCGGCCGGAATGCGGTCGGACAGCAGGGTGACGAACACCGCCTCCAGCACGCCCAGGCCGGCGGGCACGTGCGTGACCACGCCGGCGATGGCGGCAATGAGCAGCACGCCCAGCACCGTGGGGTAGCCGATGCGCTGGTCGAGCAGCGTCCACACCATGGCGCCCATCAACATCCAGTTGGTGCAAGACATCACCAGCTGCAGCAGCGCCATGCGCCCGGTGGGCAGCGGCAGCTCATGCCCGCGCACCACCAGCAGCCGCCGCTTCGAGGCAAAGCAGGCCAGCAGGTAGCCCGCCGCGGCCAGCAGCAAGGCCCCACCCAGCCACTGCAGCGGCGGCCCGGCGATGCGCCACTCGGCCGGCACTTCCAGCAGGCCCGAGGCGAACACCGCGCCCGCCAGCACCAGGTAGCCCAGCCAGTTGGTGAGCATGCTGATGCCCAGGATGCGGCCGATGCGGGCGTTGTCCAGCCCCAGCCGCGAGTACAGCCGGAAGCGGAAGGCCACGCCCCCCACCAAAGAGCCCAGGTTGAGGTTGAAGGCGTAGCTGATGAAGGTGGTGAGCATCACCTGCCGCGCAGGCAGCCGGTGGCCGGTGTAGTGCCGGCCCAGCAGGTCGAAGCTGCTGTACAGCAGATGGCTGGCGATGCCCAGGCCGGCCGCCAGCAGCAGCGCGGGCAGCGGGTGGTTGGCCGCCGCCTGCCACACCTGCGCCCAGTCGATGGTGCGGGCCTGCTTGAACAGCAGCCACACCACCAGGCTGAAGAAGGCCAGCGTGGCGATGCGCCGCGCCCAGGGCCACCAGGCGCGGGCGGTGATGCCCCGGCCCTTCGGTTGGTCCATCAGCGAGCCCCGGCTACAGCCGCAGCGGCGCCACCGTCGGCCGCGTGAGTTGCGGCAGCCGCGGCGCCCAGCGCGGAAACTTGCGGATGAAGTGGAAGACCACGTAGCTGCGGATCATCGACCACAGGCTGGGCGGGTCGATCTGGCTGGCGTCCACTTCCTTGCAGGCGTTGTCCATCAGGTGCTTCAGGCGGCCGTGCAAGGTGCCGTTGAAGTCGCGGTCGCGGATGACGACGTTGGCCTCCAGGTTGAGCGAGAGGCTCAGCGGATCGAGGTTGCTGGAGCCCACGGTGGACCATTCGTCGTCCACCAGCGCCACCTTGCCGTGCAGCGGCCGTTCGCAGTACTCGAAGATGCGCACGCCGGCCTTCAGCAGGTTGGCATACAGCGTTTCCGCGGCTGCCTTGGCGATGGGCATGTCGGGCTCGCCCTGCAGGATCAGCACCACCTCCACGCCGCGGCGCGCCGCATTGCGCAGCTCGCGGATGAAGCGGTAGCCCGGAAAGAAGTAGGCGTTGGCGATGACCACCCGCTCGCGCGCCGAGCGGATGGCCGCGCGGTAGTGGCGTTCGATGTCGGTGGTGTGGTCGCGGTTGTCGCGCGTGATGAACAGGGCCTGGGCCTCGCCCGCCGGGTCCAGCGCCTTCTCCGCCTCGGGCTTGGCGCGGCGCAGCCAGCGGCGGCTGGGCTGCACCACCCGCGCCGCGGCCTTGGTGAAGGCGTAGATGTGGCCGACGATGGGGCCGTGCACCTCCACCGCATAGTCCTGCTTGGCCTCGGGGCCGTAGTCGGCCAGGTGGTCGGCCGAATAGTTGATGCCGCCCACGAAAGCCTGCTTGCCGTCGATCACCACGATCTTGCGGTGCATGCGGCGCAGCATGTTGCGCCGCCAGCCGAGGATGGGCGGTGCGGGGTCGAACACATGCAGCTCGACGCCGGCTTCGCGCAGCGGGTCGGTGAAGGCGGGCGTCAGGTCGGGCGAGCCGAAGCCGTCGATCAGCAGATGCACCTTGGCACCGTTGCGCGCGGCGCTGAGCAGGGCTTCATGCAGGCCCCGGCCCACCTTGTCGTCGAACAGGATGAAGGTCTCGACGTAGACCTCCTGCTGCGCAGAGGCGATGGCCTCGAACACGCGGGGGTAGAAGCCCTCGCCGTTCTCCAGCAGCTCGAAGCGGTTGCCCGCCACCCAACGATTGCTCATACCGCGATCTCCGCCGCCAACGGCGCATGGTCCGACAGGTGGTTCCAGGGCTTCTTGGGCAGGATGATGGGCGCATGCACACGCGCATTGCGCACGTAGATGCGGTCCAGCTGCAGCATCGGGAAAGCCGCCGGAAAGCTGCGCGCCGAAGCGCCGGTGGCATGGGCATACACCTCGCGCAGGCCGGCCCGCGCCAGGATGCCGTGGGCGCGCACGCGCCAGTCGTTGAAGTCGCCGGCCACCACCACCGGCGCGTCGTCCGGGATGCGCTTGTGCATCATCTGGCACAGCAACTGCAGCTGCTTGACGCGGTGGCGCTCCTGCAGCCCCAGGTGTACGCAGATGGCATGCAGGCGGCGCCCATCGGTCAGCTTGAGCACGCAGTGCAGCAGGCCGCGCTTCTCGGGCCCGGCAATCGACACGTCCAGGTTCTCGTAGTGCTCGATCGGGTACTTGGACAGCACCGCGTTGCCGTGGTGGCCGTGCGGGTACACCGCGTTGCGGCCGTACGCGAATTCGGGCCAGATCTCATCGGCCAGGAACTCGTAGTGCGGCGCCTCGGGCCAGCCGGCCCAGCGCGTGGAGTGGCGGGTGTGCGTGCCCAGCACTTCCTGCAGGAACACGACGTCGGCGGACACGTTGCGCACCGCCTCGCGCAGCTCATGCAGGATGAACTTGCGGTTGAAGAAGGTGAAACCCTTGTGGGTGTTGACCGTCAGCACGCGGGTGGTCACCGCCTGGGTGGCGGTGCCCGGTGCCTGGTCGGCAGGAGCTTCGGCCAGGGCGCTCATCGGTGCGTGGCAGGGGTGGTAACCATCCCCCGATTTGTACCGACGCGCCCCTGTGCAAGCTGTAGGAGAGCGCGCCGCGCGCGCGTGGCGAAGCGCCGAATCAGCGCGCGGCGGTGCGCACCGGCGCTGCGGCGCCGCGTGCAAACAAGGTGTGCAGCGGTCGGGTTTCAGGCAGCACGTACACCACGCTCCGGCCGCGGCCCAGCACCGGGGCGATCACGCTTTCATAAAAGGCCACCGGCACCACCACGCAGCCCAGCGACACCCGGCGGTCGGCCAGCCGGGTCGAGGCCAGCCGCTGCTCGCGCGCCTGCTTCGAGGGGCCGGGCCGCAGCCGGTGGATGGCGAAGGCCGCTTCGTAGTCCAGCCACACGATGTCTTCGCCCTGCACGTTGCGGCCGGGCTCAGCCTCGAAGCGGCCGGCCGGCGTGGTGCGCTCCTGCGGCGCCATCGTGCCCTGCTGGGCACGCTGGCCCACGCCGGGCGTGCTGTCGTCGCCCGGTGCCAGCCCCAGCAACACGGGCGTGCGGGCGATGGGCCGGCCACGGCCATCGAACACGCTGAGCATGGCCTGCTGCTTGTCGACGATGGCGAAGGGCAGTCCACGGTGGTCGAAGGCCTCGACGATGTGCTGCCAGGCTTGGTCGGTGGCAGGGCTGCTTGCCGACGGCGAACCGGAGGGGCGGGTGTGCGCCAGCACGCAAGGGCTGGCGGCGGCGGCCAGCAGGGCGCTGAGGGCAAAGGTAAGCGAGCGGCGGTGCACCAAGGACATCTGGCTTTCCACGGGGGCTGTGCGAACAGTGCCTATCGGCACCGCGCCGCATGGTACCCAGCGGAAAGCGGATGTAACTCAGGGAAAAGACCGCACTTGGCCGCTGTTTCACTGTCCGTCTACGGGTCAACCCGGAGGCGTCACCGGTGCGCGGACGGCGGTGTGGCGGGCCTGCACGTCGTACGACTGAAACACCGCTTGCACCGGCCGCGTCTCAGGCAACACATAGATCACGGCCTTGCCCTGGCGGAAAAGCGGCTCGATCTGCGCTTCAAAAAACGCCACCGGCACGTTGATGCAGCCGTAGGAGATGCGGTTGTCCGCCGGCGTGGGGCTGGCCAGCCGCTGCAGCCGGCGCTCGGCCGCCACCAGCGGACGCACACGGTGCATGGAAACGGCGGCGTCGTAGTCCACCCACACCACGTCTTCGCCGGTGGCGTTGCTGCCGCGTTCGCCGATGAAGCGGCCCGCGGGCGTGGTGCGCTCTTCGGGTTTGACCAGCGGTATAGGCCGATCGCCAATGCCGGGCACCGAGTCGTCGCCCTTGGCGGCGCCCAGCAGCACCGGCGTGCTGCCGGACAGGCGGCCCTGTGCGTCGAACACGTAGACGCGGGCATCGGCCTTGTCGACGATGACGAAGGGCCGGTCGCCATGGTCGCCGGCATCCACCGACCAGTTGGCCACGTGGCGTGCGTCGGGTGAAGGTTGCTGGTCGCCGAAGTCGGCCAGCCGGGGCTCCGGCAACCCCGCCGGCAGGGGCAGCGTGCCGGGCGCGGTGTGGCTGGCCATCGCCAGCAGGGTGGGCGCCGGGTCGTGCGCGGGCAGCAGGTCGAGCGCGCGGCCTACCGGCGGCAGCGTGAGCACCAGCACGGCGGCGGCCACCAGCAGGCCGCGTTGCACGCCTTCCACCACCTCGCAGCGGGGGCGGGCGTCGGTATCCGCGGCGGGCAGCGTGGGGCGCAGGCGGCCAGCCGCCGTGTCAGCCGGTCGCAGGCGCGGTGCGGCTGCGGATGGAAGCGCGGCAGGGTCGGGGCGTGGGGTCGGCTTCATCGCGTGTTCCCGGCACATGGCAACAAGGGAGCCGCGACGTCGACGCCGGGCTCCCGCCTTCTCAAGCCCGGCGCGCCACGGGGCGCTGCCGGGGTCACCGCATCATCAGTTGCGGTCGGCGCGGGCCGGGCGCTGGCCGTTCATCGTGCCCATGTTGCTGTTGGACGAGTTGTCCATCGTGCTGCCCGAGGTCGAACCCGAGGTGCTGCCGCTGTTGTTCATGGTGCCGGTGCTGGAGCCCGTTGCACCCGTGCCACCGTTGGTGACCTGGTTGCTGTTGTTTTCCTGCGTGCCGGTGCCGCGCGGGTTGGTGTTGCTGTTCATCGTGCCCGCGTCGGTACGGGCGCTGGGGGCGGCGGTGGAGCCGCTGGTGGTGCCACTGGTCGTGGAGCCGCTGGACATGCTGTTGTTCGGCTGCGTGCCGTTCTGGCTGCCGCTGCTCATCTGG encodes the following:
- a CDS encoding alpha/beta fold hydrolase; translated protein: MPIPQVEIIEEGTGTDTIVMVHGWPDTHHLWDAQVAAFKGRYRCVRFTLPGFDISRPISRAYSLDEVIGAIAAVVDRVSPGRPVILLVHDWGCFYGYQYLARHPQRVQRLIGVDIGDAGSRANLQEMGTKGKLGAMAYQLTLASAWKLRGSVGDAIARRTAKLFRAPAPQERIGAQMGYPYAVQWFKEAGGFGRPKAFAPSCPMLFFYGERKPFMFHSKAWLQKLAAQPGNRVVGLPTGHWVMVGRPAEFNAAVLEWLAAPVSAAAAGPAAASHAPSP
- a CDS encoding endonuclease/exonuclease/phosphatase family protein; this translates as MSALAEAPADQAPGTATQAVTTRVLTVNTHKGFTFFNRKFILHELREAVRNVSADVVFLQEVLGTHTRHSTRWAGWPEAPHYEFLADEIWPEFAYGRNAVYPHGHHGNAVLSKYPIEHYENLDVSIAGPEKRGLLHCVLKLTDGRRLHAICVHLGLQERHRVKQLQLLCQMMHKRIPDDAPVVVAGDFNDWRVRAHGILARAGLREVYAHATGASARSFPAAFPMLQLDRIYVRNARVHAPIILPKKPWNHLSDHAPLAAEIAV
- a CDS encoding L,D-transpeptidase, whose protein sequence is MSLVHRRSLTFALSALLAAAASPCVLAHTRPSGSPSASSPATDQAWQHIVEAFDHRGLPFAIVDKQQAMLSVFDGRGRPIARTPVLLGLAPGDDSTPGVGQRAQQGTMAPQERTTPAGRFEAEPGRNVQGEDIVWLDYEAAFAIHRLRPGPSKQAREQRLASTRLADRRVSLGCVVVPVAFYESVIAPVLGRGRSVVYVLPETRPLHTLFARGAAAPVRTAAR
- the clsB gene encoding cardiolipin synthase ClsB; protein product: MSNRWVAGNRFELLENGEGFYPRVFEAIASAQQEVYVETFILFDDKVGRGLHEALLSAARNGAKVHLLIDGFGSPDLTPAFTDPLREAGVELHVFDPAPPILGWRRNMLRRMHRKIVVIDGKQAFVGGINYSADHLADYGPEAKQDYAVEVHGPIVGHIYAFTKAAARVVQPSRRWLRRAKPEAEKALDPAGEAQALFITRDNRDHTTDIERHYRAAIRSARERVVIANAYFFPGYRFIRELRNAARRGVEVVLILQGEPDMPIAKAAAETLYANLLKAGVRIFEYCERPLHGKVALVDDEWSTVGSSNLDPLSLSLNLEANVVIRDRDFNGTLHGRLKHLMDNACKEVDASQIDPPSLWSMIRSYVVFHFIRKFPRWAPRLPQLTRPTVAPLRL
- a CDS encoding AzlD domain-containing protein, with translation MSWPDGIDWTVLACGAGTLLLRTLPFIAQRRSPTPWASSLARWWSAFTTAIGPSALGTLLVVSVWPLARGHEQRPDEAAVAVAVGLLAVWVTRARLGGLVGAMLAGALVYGVTKALLNAF
- a CDS encoding lysylphosphatidylglycerol synthase domain-containing protein — translated: MDQPKGRGITARAWWPWARRIATLAFFSLVVWLLFKQARTIDWAQVWQAAANHPLPALLLAAGLGIASHLLYSSFDLLGRHYTGHRLPARQVMLTTFISYAFNLNLGSLVGGVAFRFRLYSRLGLDNARIGRILGISMLTNWLGYLVLAGAVFASGLLEVPAEWRIAGPPLQWLGGALLLAAAGYLLACFASKRRLLVVRGHELPLPTGRMALLQLVMSCTNWMLMGAMVWTLLDQRIGYPTVLGVLLIAAIAGVVTHVPAGLGVLEAVFVTLLSDRIPAGELLASLLIYRAMYYLVPLALATLLHLTIEARALKAKGRGLPPPAPPPRPTPARPATRAPLH